The following proteins are encoded in a genomic region of Phalacrocorax carbo chromosome 2, bPhaCar2.1, whole genome shotgun sequence:
- the CCN4 gene encoding CCN family member 4: protein MRWLLPWILATSNILQAVAQTSTTMTLTVPVTTEAYTRTQYCKWPCECPRSPPRCSVGVSLVTDGCDCCKTCAKQRGENCTEADTCDFHRGLYCDYSGDRPRYEIGVCAQIVGVGCVLNGVRYNNGDSFQPNCKYNCTCINGAVGCIPMCTNSRPPLVWCPNPKLIKMAGKCCEQWICDDSKKIRKTSPRHISSAAYEGEEEAWQKNCIVHTSSWSPCSKTCGLGISTRISNDNDQCRLLKESRLCNMRPCEVDITKHIKPGKKCLAVYRANEPTNYTISGCVSKSPYRPKYCGVCTDNRCCTPYKSKTIEVRFECPDGTEFSWKVMWINACFCNLNCKNPNDIFADLAHYHDYSEIAN from the exons GCCGTTGCCCAGACCTCCACTACCATGACCCTCACCGTCCCTGTCACGACAGAAGCCTACACACGGACTCAGTACTGTAAGTGGCCATGCGAGTGTCCCAGGTCCCCACCTCGGTGCTCGGTAGGCGTCAGCCTGGTCACAGACGGCTGCGACTGTTGCAAGACGTGTGCCAAGCAGCGTGGAGAAAATTGCACTGAGGCCGACACCTGTGATTTCCACAGGGGCTTGTACTGTGACTACAGTGGAGACAGACCTAGGTACGAAATAGGAGTATGTGCAC aGATTGTCGGTGTAGGATGTGTCCTCAATGGAGTCAGATATAACAATGGGGACTCATTTCAGCCCAACTGCAAATACAACTGCACGTGCATTAATGGGGCTGTGGGCTGTATTCCCATGTGCACAAACTCACGCCCTCCCCTTGTCTGGTGCCCAAACCCAAAGCTCATTAAAATGGCAGGAAAATGCTGTGAGCAGTGGATTTGCGATGACTCCAAGAAAATCAGGAAGACGTCTCCACGCCACATCTCCTCTGCAG CGTatgagggagaggaggaagccTGGCAGAAGAACTGCATTGTTCACACCTCATCCTGGAGTCCCTGCTCAAAGACCTGTGGGCTGGGCATCTCCACCAGGATTTCCAACGACAATGACCAGTGTCGGCTCCTGAAGGAAAGCCGCCTGTGCAACATGCGGCCCTGCGAGGTGGATATAACCAAGCACATTAAG CCTGGAAAGAAGTGCTTGGCTGTCTACAGGGCCAACGAACCAACGAACTACACCATCTCAGGATGTGTGAGCAAAAGTCCATACAGACCCAAATATTGTGGTGTCTGCACAGACAACAGGTGCTGCACACCCTACAAGTCCAAGACTATTGAAGTGAGGTTTGAGTGCCCCGATGGAACTGAGTTTTCCTGGAAAGTCATGTGGATCAATGCTTGTTTTTGCAACCTGAACTGCAAGAACCCCAATGACATCTTTGCTGACTTGGCTCATTACCATGATTACTCTGAGATCGCTAATTAA